In Citrus sinensis cultivar Valencia sweet orange chromosome 3, DVS_A1.0, whole genome shotgun sequence, the sequence CAACTACAACAGCTCGAGTTTCagctaaattttaattaaagataattttgaaaattatttatgggGTAATTGACTAAAGATTACaatttagagagaaaaaatattttaattataatttttatttataataagaataattttataaataaatataattaattgagaagtggaattaataagataatttgAGGGtgtcaaataatatatatatatattttttttttaaaagagcaGGCATTTTCAAAAAGGAGTTTATTAGGATTTTGACAGGGTGTGAATAGTTAATCCAATTCTAAAACGCACGCGTGCATAGCCCATTTACCCTCCAGACAGCACTCAACAAGCCTTGCTTCTACCACTGGACCCGATCTTTTCTTAACGCGCCATTCCATTATTTCCATTCATCTGAAAGAAAGAGCCTAGAGTCGGTACATAATTTTATGCAAGGTGGGGCTAATTGAATATATTAGTTTGCTCTCtctacacttttttttttcaattaaaaattttactacatgaataatttatgaaaaaaattatttgattaacacttttttttcctcttctcaatttcacaaattttcatcaattcacTCATATATACTCTTTTAATTGATAGCACTAAATAAAGGGAgcaaaaatcatcatttaaaaatgaaaatcaacaaatttttgTCAGTATGAAAgttaatgaatataaaaaaaatgatattcttATATATAGAAAGTACGAAATATAAATCATGACATATTAAGaaagacaaaataattgaatttaaataagagTGAAATTGaatgtttaatttgttaaatgtgAGTACAAAGAGAATGTTCAATTGTAGGGTAGAGAGAAAAAGCGATTAGGacaaaagtaaattttgagatttttaaatttttaaatatttataatgaatttattatgtaaaatgaATGTAGAGGGAAATTTAATAGGTTTAAATAACCCCACCCTTTCGTGTATTCTCTTTTCAAATTTAGTTAATATGATATGAAAATTGTGGAGGAATCGGATGAACTAAAAAGTATTGATCATGAGGATATTTAAGAATTTGCGAttcttaaatgaaatttaactTGTAtaaggtatatatatatacacacacacgcgAAAAGTGcttgtattaaataaataaaaataaacgaaATTCACCATAGCAGTTAACTCCTAAGGGGCAATTCCATATGCGCCCcctcaaaataaataaacaaaaaaatccaTGTGCATGATCgaaagaataaatatttaatattaaaaaaaaatcggaTCTATCAATATATTGGAAAACTTTTCAAGACTTTTGGCTATGTAATTGGGACGATAaatctctttcttttaaaaacaaCATATTCGGAGCGGGGGACGAGGTTGAATTATGATGTAGTTaaagaacaataataatagtagtagcAGCAACATCAATAAAGGACAGGTCATAAGATTTAAGATAAAGAAAACCTACGTCCCTAAGGTCTGGAGAAATGATTACgtaaacttttatatttttaataagggatcctaaaatttcttttcaaaatatttttcatagatagtaattaaaaaaactgactttaaatttttttgatgaatcacaaatgtaatttaaataatttaatttgtctagtagactaaaaatagaattttttaatatataaaataaatattattttatttcaatactATATtcgtatttattataaaaattttaataagttgttgagattaaataaattttacaattaataaaacatatctcatgtattaataatatgaaattattttatacaatttttaaatatttattttaatattatgtttttatttattataaaatttagtttaatttaatattaaattttaatgaaattatttaaaatttttatgctgttaattttattttaatattaattttatatttttataaaatattaaaattaattatttttgagttaatagaaccaaaaaaatatatattaaaactaTGCTTTTTATTCACGGGGTACTGAGAAGTGGAAGTAAAGGCATAAATATTGCCACTTCAGCCTTGGCCGAAGtggtgggctgctgccctcacaagcattgtgagggcagcggttctagcccccacaaaagcattatgggggctaaatgttctttatatttaaaaaatcattctcccttgcgaaatgcAAGTGGAGTATGGACATTCTCTCCTGTGAGGGGTTATTTGTattgggcatgtacttcatataattcattgtaataatgtaagtcccaatcatgtatatctgattgtaaatatcagtgtaatatctCTGCTACAATAagcagttgttgtaaatatctgtgtaatgcagtaatctgatgattaatcagtttaaaaaaaaaaaaagcataaatattattattattattttattattaacaactTGAAAGAGTATAAGGTAATAAAATCGAAACCTTGTAGGCACTCTCAGACACATCACGCCAATTACTCTGTAATCTTCGAGAAGCTAAAGAACCCTTGAACGAAGGGAGACGGCAATGGACGCAGAAAAAGTGAAAGAACTGAAACAGTTCATCGATCAGTGCAAATCGAATCCTTCCATTCTCGCCGACCCCTCCCTCTCCTTCTTCCGCGACTATCTCGAAAGGTACCGACactttcacttttttattactcgctattgttaaaaatttagtcTCCATTTTATTGACTCATTTATGTTTAAACGATTTGTTTTAGTCTCCATGCCAAAGTGCCTACCGATGCGTACAAAGAAGGCAAATCCGAACCGGTACTCTTTCACTCTCTCACtctattttaattgtgtataaaGGCgtagattatttatttatctatttattcgTGTATTTTAATCGTAAACATACATTCATTTTCCTATAGAGGGCCTCTGTGGTGGAGGAGAGCGAAGAGGAAGAACAAAGAGTAGAAgtagaagaaaaagaggaagaagaggaTGAAATAGTCGAGTCCGATATTGAGCTTGAAGGAGATATTGTGGAGGCTGATAATGATCCTCCTCAGAAGGTTGCTgttcttttgttgttttacaAGTGTGAAAtcaattctattttttaatttatttatgacgTTTGGTGGTTTTGTGATCAGTATTAAattgatgtgtttacattttgatttctttttcctttttggtatttttaatgatgaaaATGAGTTGATATTTGCAGATGGGAGACAGTTCGACAGAAGTTACTGATGAGAAACGCGAAGCGGCTGCGGAGGCAAAGGCCAAGGCCATGGAAGCCATCTCTGAAGGCACAATACTGTGTGCATGGATATGTTGTTGCGAATAAATTGTTGAGTGGAGACAAATGGTTGTGAAATTTGATGGTTCTCTTTTTGTGTGATGCAGGAAAGTTGGACGAGGCAATTGAGCTTTCGACTGAGGCTATTATGCTGAATCCATCAGCCATTATGTATGCAACTAGAGGTGAATATTGGTACTTCCCCCCTGTTTGGTTTTTCATGGTTTTGATTGTTGTGTTTGTTTGTTACTGATTTCGTGTGCTCGTGATGCTTCACGCTCGACAGCCAGTGTATACATCAAAATGAAGAAGCCTAATGCTGCCATCCGGGATGCCACTGCAGCTTTAGAGGTTTATTTCTTGTTCTAATATttagttaatattattattttattctgttGTAGTTCATGCATGTGACTAGATGTATGAGTGATTAAATAAGTAATCCTCCCCTGTGTTTAATTCTTGTTTAGTATGCATGTTTCTACATAATTGCATTGCCATGGATATTtgtcatttataattttgttgggCTGTCGTTTCCTATGTCAACCGTATGATGAGCCTTGATTTTAGATAAtgctttttgcatttttttttttaaagcaaacCCAAATGGAATGagagtaaatttattaatgaagaaaaataaaaagggatGCCTAAAAGGGGGAGGTATGAGCCTTAATAAAGAGCCCCCTAAACAGCATGggcctaaaaaattaaaatttatgcatgcaagaacaaacaaaaaactatTTAAACCTATAACTAGGTAGTCCTAGAAATGGTAAAACCACAGGAGGCGGTTCTGACTGCCAAACAAATTCAGAAACAGTAGCACCAAAGCTGGCCAGCTAATCAGCAGCATGATTACCTTCCCTAAATATGTGAGTGAAGCACATGTCAATctgattaattaatacaaacaATTATTATATCTGTGAATCAACGGCCAACTTccatttaattcaaaagattGTATgcatataattatttgtttattatttttttttcaaatgataaCTAAGTAATCTAATTGCATGCTTCAATGTGATTTTTTTGGGAGAGAAATTTATAAGAGCTCAATAATGTTTATCGCAGATTAACCCAGATTCTGCTAAGGGCTACAAGACCCGTGGCATGGCACATGCAATGCTAGGTCACTGGGAGGAGGCTGTGCATGATCTTCATGTTGCTTCGAAGATAgattttgatgaagaaataGCTGCTGTACTTAAAAAGGTATGTTCTCCCACTCCTGCTTCAGGAATTGTTTCAGCTAATATGTTCATAAGTGTTTGGAAAGAATACATATGAAAGGAACTGTGCCTTTGCAGGAGGGATCTGCTGCCTAGCATGATCTACACCTGATAGCAGCAGGtgtaacaataaaaaaagaaatttattagtttacGTTCAAGAGAAACAAAAAGGAGAAGAGTCTTTTACTGCAGGGAGTCAATTGCTGCACTTTTTCACTTAAGAGTGTGATACGTctattgtgtgtttttttttaataaattaaaagaaatagttTTTGCTATCCTGtaggtttttaaaaatgtttgcCATGTGAAGTTGTTGGCTGTGTTGACTAGACTAAAACTGTGACTAAAACTGTGAACAACAACAATGTAACTGTCATACTACTGTGGACTTGCTTTAGTAACTCACGGAAACTCCTTTGCCACACAGGTTGAACCCAATGCACTGAGGATTGAAGAACACCGTAGGAAGTATGATAGACTgcggagagagagagaagagagaaaggTTGAGCGTGAGAGACTTCGTCGTCGTGCTGAAGCTCAGGTAATTGCCTATATGATTACTTTGTTCTGACAATCTTGTCTTGCTGCACCTATTGTTGTGTGTTTCTGATTTTAAGCATCTCTTAAAGGCTGCATATGAGAAGGCTAAGAAGGAAGAGCAATCATCTTCAAGCGAAAGACCTGGAGGGATGCCTGGTGGAGCAGGTGGAATGCCAGGAGGCTTCCCTGGAGGCATGCCTGGAGGCTTCCCTGGTGGCATGCCAGGAGGCTTCCCAGGTGGCATGCCAGGAGGCTTCCCAGGTGGCATGCCAGGAGGCTTCCCGGGTGGCATGCCAGGAGGGGGGCCTGGAAATGTTGATTTTAGCAAGATATTAAATGTAAcccttgttctttatttttttaatatttattttaaagaaaaaacaattaagccatgaatttattgttttctattgACATTTGCAGGACCCTGAGTTGATGGCAGCATTTAGCGATCCAGAAGTCATGGCTGCTCTTCAAGATGGTAGGCATGCTGTCCTGATAGCTCATAggcttttttcttcttctattgGATGTGGACTGTTTCCTCTGTAGTCTTTTTGCCTCTTAATTGTTCAGCTAATTTGCAAATGTTTGAATCATCTTATTTGTAGTTATGATGATTATTCTGGTTATAATTATGTACAGTTCTCGAAAATAGTAATTGAAGGGTGAAAATATGAACATTGCCCCATAGTTGTAGTTTTGTACTAATTCTAATGTTTCATTGAATACATATTTCCTCAACAGGAGGAACAGGCTTGTCACATAAGATCAATCTATGTTCTGATTTAACAGTGGACTATGATGttgttatatttgtttattttttttctttttcagttgaaGTATATACCTTGGCAAGTACATTCAGTTTATCATACTCTGGCAAGTTAACTTCAGCGCTGGGAAGAATTCACTTGTGTCTGactctttttcccttttcttgtTTGATGGCTTCACAGTAATGAAGAACCCTGCTAATCTCGCTCAGCATCAAGCAAATCCCAAAGTGGCTCCCATAATTGCTAAGATGATGGCCAAGTTTGGAGGACCCAAGTAGATTGCTTTCCGGGCTGGCATCTTATTTTGTTGTTGGTGAATGGTAACCTTTGTGTGTCACATCTCATGAATCTTGTGCGGCTCTTACGATTTCTGGGTATGGTATGGATTAGGAATGTTTGGCAGCTGCATCTACATATCTGCTGGGAATTTTTCTTTCTGGGTGAAAGGATTGAGTTTATGTAGTGGTTTAAAATTTCGTCCTCAAATTCTTGTCTTAGTTGCTGAACAAAGAATGTGCTTTCATAACTTGGGACTAGTTTTTACTTGCAGAATTATTAAAGGAATGCCATAGCCTATAATTTCTGGTTTAGAATTGTTTATTGTGCGACTGTCTTTCGAGTTGGATTACTGttgtaaattatttactaGTTGAATTTTATGGGATTACTAAGTGGCAGACAGAACTTAGGGGATGTCTTCTCCAAATTTGGGATTTGGCGATTTCTCAAGGGAAGTATCGTGCGATTTCTCAAGGGAAGTATCGTTAAGAAAAACCGAAGTCACTCTTTCTCATTAATAATGTAACTTCGATTTATTCCTTCAATTGGCTTTCTTTGTGGATAAGAGAAAGATACACACATTTGCAAGATCAGATCTTCAACCTTGTCCCcccatttttttcaaatttttcgAATGAATGTCAAGATTCGTTTTATTTGCTTGAAACAAACCAATTTGACGTATATAGGGACGACTCCGTACAAACAGACCAACCATTAGATGAATCAATAATTGTGTTTCTGAAAGCAAATTAATGAAGTTAGACTCTTGCTCTTTTCATCGACGGGAATTGTAGAACTAGAATACAAATATGAAGCGAAAATGACTAGCCACCCAACCGTACAGCACTGCTCAGGCCATGCAATTTTATTTGACCGGGATGCTGATGACATGTGGGACTTAAGGTGCTTTCTCTAATTCTCTCTGGTTGGTCGCATAAGAAATGACTCCTCAGCAATTGAAAAAGTTACCCACCGCTTTGCGTAGTAATAAAGGTCAAATATCAACGACTTATTATCTATTGCAAATGTAAGCAGAACACCCATTGTTTAAAATGAGAAAACATTTTCCAACACCCTCACCGGCCTGGCTTTGATTCTTTTACTTAGTTTTACAAAAACTGCACATTTAACATGCGCATAAGCTTACACTGGCTTTTCAATCTCATTTTcctcaccaaccattgccatGACTTTTTATGGGACGAAAATGATCAACACATCTTATCAATCAATCAAACGAGCAGTAATTGTGGAATTGATTTTTGGCTACGCTCTCTAGTTACTTTCAATTTTGCTGGCTAGCTCTTCCCATATTTGGTTCCCTATAAGTTTGGACCCTATGACTTAGTTTCTGTAGGCTTCTGGTTAGTTTGTTGCCAGCATTATCGTTGCATTATTTGTCAATTTCgtttctctttttcttaatgACGATTGCATTACTCACAAACTTCGTAATGAAATACCTAAATGAACTTCACAATTTATTCCGCACTGCAATAATCAAAACACCCAAAATCTGTGGAAAATAGTTACCGCAACTTGAATGAATTCAAACGTGGTAGTTCGCGTGTCAGTGTATTATGTGCTTGATGGTGTTTAAGTCATAATTATTCGGTTCACTGTATGGATGCTCATTATCAGCTCAAGTGGGATGGTTTGATGCGacatatatattaatcaatatatataggtcgattttgtaataattattaattaagatgGTTAAAACGTTAATGATCACTATTTATAGTAATAAACAATTGGGAGCTAGCCATTAATCACAAACATTTCTAGCCACCGtttcaacccaaaaaaaaaaaaaagagagagagatatcAAATCGGTACGTGTGCAATATTTtcgcatttgaaaatttgaacatGTTTTCGCATGTGGTCGCTGTTGTGATCATGAGTTCACAACTGCTACAGTTATGTCGGAACTCAAACCGGACAAAACCATCACTACAAGCAATGTCATACCTAAAAATATGCTTAACTACGGATATGAGTCGATGTGTATTCTCTTGGATACTAGAAATTATACGTCGTTGGATCTGTATTAGTTTGATTTTTGGAGGATCATAATTAAGTAGGCAGCAAGGGTGTTGGAAATATATACAAATGCATGCCTGTAGGGATTAGCAAGTTCTGTTTCCTatctcttctctttccttATGGGGAAAGTATGCGTCTGTAATTTATGCCACTAGTATGCATTTACAGGATTAATACCATATGCATATAGCTGCAGAATAGactaaacataaaattaattaattgcctGGTGATTGGTGTAGTGTCTTGCAAGTTATTTTTTGATCACTTGTCTGATTTTTGACGTAACAAGATCTCGGAGGAGTCCCCTTCGGACATGGGATTTTTTGCGGACACATTGTTTGTTGATTTAAATAATGGTTTTCGTGATTTAAATATTACAAGCTTGTCGGAGGATCATCACATTACAGCCATGAAGAAACCTCGCGAAATCTAAAGATGAGCTCTTCAAAGAAACGGACCCACCCTAAGCTGCAAATTTAAGCCAAGAGATATAAGTCAATAGACCAACACTTTAGATTATTAACTACTCCATATCTACctatgttatatatatatatatatatatatatatatatatatatatataatattgtgCTGCAAAATGGTACTTAATATTAATGTACATAATACGAAGATGATTCATGCATTGTAAGGTAATGATTTTTGAAATGAACTCTGAAATGGTGACCTCTTACGCAAGGCGCGTGTTACTTCTTGTTTGATACTTTGATATTTACACACAAAACTAGGGTTTGATAAAGCAACTTGTGTAATCTGTTGGGCAAAAGCTCCTCTTTCATAACCATAATCAACGGCCAGATATGAAGTCCAATGATTCAATTATAGCATCCTGTAAGTTCGTCTCGCTCGTACTTGGGCATGGAACAATCTAGAACGATGTGTACGTGGCATATAAAATTCTACGATACGTATAAACATGAGCTtgttgatttaataaaatgcaCACGGCATCTGTGCTCTTGGCAAAGGTTAAATCATAAAATGTACGAAATATCTGCATCGCAGACTTAGGGTTTAAAAGCATGAGCTTATTGTTTATGCTAAGTAGCGAACTGAAACTAGCCACAGAGAATAATGTTGTACTTTGATTCAAACTGtaggaaataaaagaaagttttCTTGATTGAACAATGTGAGagcaaataatgaaattagatttttttttttttttaaatgctaaTAGTTATAACCTGGTTTATAGACGAGTGTGTCATTGGTTGATGTTAATGGAACTTAGAAGATAAGTAGATTAATTTGGCAACTTGCTATGTCTCTTGTGCTTTGATGGGGAGGCAATTCATTATGCTAAGGTTTCTTCTGAAGTTTAACCTGGCATTATTTTGTGAAACACGAAAGAGAACAACTACACATTCTTAATAAATGATGATGAATACGTAATTAATGAGCTAAATTGATGATCCAAAGAAAGCTGagggagagaaaaaaatatggaaaatttttaaatcattatttgGTCAACAAATTGAGCCATTGTTGACCACATAACGCTATACAAAGTTGACTatccataaaaatataaaaaaatttcttcgtaatttatttatttataataatcaaattctatataGCTGCATCACGGCATTTTTAGGCTTGAATTTCCAATCCAATCTTTCAACACTGACTGATATGGCGTTCGAATCTAGCATTTACTATCATATCCTGTTCTTAAGGTTAGATTCTTAATCTATGATTGCTCCTAATGGATAGCAAACacataaaatctttttaaatcAAGATTAAAGAGGGTACAATTCTCCACTCATTTTGAGGGATCCACCGCCAAATGGGTTGAAATACACAAATTCTTACTATGAGACAGGATTTTGTTTTGCACCACTCATCCCACACTACCCTTGCCCAAGCCCCAtcactttatatttttatttcaattgttatTTATCTAAagcatatttttgtttttaattttgttccaAGATATATATTGTTTCAACATGTTGGAGAtgatatgtattttttaaaattcaataatttgaataCTATTGTGATatgttaatgtattttttttttttttggttttgaccacgaggtattatggggagggccccaactgtgggaggcacctttaagcccgtaccacaacccagagTAGAAGTTCCCGCTCGAACCGAgaggcacaggttctcccaacaaaggcgacttcTCTGCaactcgaactggggagcaaactcaatcaagccacttaagggggCTCCATTGCCAGtagagccaacactttgttggttaTGTTAATGTACTTTAACTTTTATACTACTAGCATTatgtattaatataatataaaatgttataaaagATGATATATAAATGCAGAATGGGTTTGGAGATTGGGAAATTTTTCCTCACATCAGGATTCTCTATCCCAACTTCCCTTAAATTCATTGACAAACGggaataaaatagaaaatatcatAGGAAATGGAGACCGTCTCCCTATCAAGATAACTGTAACATGGACATTTAAGAGAAATCAACAATATTATGTAATTTGATTAGGAAATGCTGAAAACAATCTGATACGGGccgaaattaaattaaaattcatgaaAACACTGTAAGTCAAAATGAAGTCAAACCCACATAAGAGGTTTCCCCAAATCCGAAAAGATTCGATCCCTCTGATTGATCCAACCGAAGACTTAAGTTATGAGCAGCAACACATAAGTAAAATCCAGTGCAATAAGGACACGTAAACGTAGTGATGACGAAATGGGTGATGGCATGGTTGAGTAAGAGTGCAACCAGGGAGTGGGGTTGTGTAGGAAAATGGGAAGAAAATTTAGATGCTTAAATGTAACCGAGTCTTTGGTCCACCCATCACCCCATTTTGTGCATCATACACACACCAGAACACCTCATTTTAGTTCCCAAGTTCCTTTCATAAGCCAATGGTGGGACCAGGAATGATCCTCCCTCtcaatatatgtatatatagatGAATTATATATGCTTCTGTACAGATGTGAATATAAGAATATCATATTAAGGCTGGAAAGTTGAGAACATTATATAAAGGTGGTTGGATTCGTGGGGCTATTGAGTCATTAGAAGGAGCACTGGTGAGAGACTAGTACTTGTATTATTAGCGAGAACTTGTGTTAATAGGCTAGCTAGTGATGGGCAGGCAACCTTGCTGTGACAAACTTGGGGTGAAAAAAGGGCCATGGACAGCTGAGGAGGACAAGAAACTCATCAACTTTATTCTCACCAATGGCCAGTGCTGTTGGCGTGCTGTCCCGAAGCTTGCCGGTCTCCGCCGCTGCGGCAAAAGCTGCCGCTTGCGCTGGACTAATTATCTTCGGCCTGACTTGAAGAGAGGTCTTCTTACAGAGGCTGAAGAACAACTGGTTATCGATCTTCATGCCCGTCTTGGCAACAGGTCACCCTCCTTTATTTCCTTTGtgatgtaattaattatatcttgATCATTCTCACAATACATAATCCATctgttgtttaattttcaagaaattttttaatatacattcattgatcattttattaatagtgTTTGGCATAATTACGGACACAACTAATTTTTCTACCATAACACGTTtaagaatatattataaataatatattatcctTTACAGTGAGATAGAAGCTGTCAACTTCATCATTCTtatatcttatatatatagaagaaAGCAACGCATTTTgaataaatagtaaataagCTACGCATGGTCAATGCATTAGTTGCCCTTTAATTAATCTCCTCAAAGGATACGATCATTGATTGCAAGTATTAATATATTGAATAGTATTTTTCATGTAAAATATTGAAGCTTTTTTTATTCGTTACTTGCAAAGTAAATGAAAAGGCGGCATACGCATGCTATTGGTGTCCTTGACAAAGGATGGCTTGAGACAGTCGGCATAAATGCAAGATATCTTTTCATTCATCTTTATCGTGCGTTATATTATgtattcaaaaatcaaaattgagccggatatatata encodes:
- the LOC102626305 gene encoding FAM10 family protein At4g22670 isoform X1 — its product is MDAEKVKELKQFIDQCKSNPSILADPSLSFFRDYLESLHAKVPTDAYKEGKSEPRASVVEESEEEEQRVEVEEKEEEEDEIVESDIELEGDIVEADNDPPQKMGDSSTEVTDEKREAAAEAKAKAMEAISEGKLDEAIELSTEAIMLNPSAIMYATRASVYIKMKKPNAAIRDATAALEINPDSAKGYKTRGMAHAMLGHWEEAVHDLHVASKIDFDEEIAAVLKKVEPNALRIEEHRRKYDRLRREREERKVERERLRRRAEAQAAYEKAKKEEQSSSSERPGGMPGGAGGMPGGFPGGMPGGFPGGMPGGFPGGMPGGFPGGMPGGFPGGMPGGGPGNVDFSKILNDPELMAAFSDPEVMAALQDVMKNPANLAQHQANPKVAPIIAKMMAKFGGPK
- the LOC102626305 gene encoding FAM10 family protein At4g22670 isoform X2, producing the protein MDAEKVKELKQFIDQCKSNPSILADPSLSFFRDYLESLHAKVPTDAYKEGKSEPRASVVEESEEEEQRVEVEEKEEEEDEIVESDIELEGDIVEADNDPPQKMGDSSTEVTDEKREAAAEAKAKAMEAISEGKLDEAIELSTEAIMLNPSAIMYATRASVYIKMKKPNAAIRDATAALEINPDSAKGYKTRGMAHAMLGHWEEAVHDLHVASKIDFDEEIAAVLKKVEPNALRIEEHRRKYDRLRREREERKVERERLRRRAEAQAAYEKAKKEEQSSSSERPGGMPGGAGGMPGGFPGGMPGGFPGGMPGGFPGGMPGGGPGNVDFSKILNDPELMAAFSDPEVMAALQDVMKNPANLAQHQANPKVAPIIAKMMAKFGGPK